The following DNA comes from Desulfobacteraceae bacterium.
ACGCCCACTGGCCCCGGGGCTGCGACCTGCTGCATGTCCACAACCCGCTTCTGGCCAAAAACCGCCGCCTGCCGGCGGTCCTGGAGGCCCTCCAGCGCCGCGGGGTGCGGCTCCTGCTGCAGGTCCACGATTTTGCCGAAGACGGCCGCCCCCAGCACTACACCCGCCAGCCCTACCCCGCGGACTGCCACTATGCCGTGGTCAACTCCCGCGATTACCGCTTTCTCAAGCGCGCCGGGCTGAGGGAACGCGGGCTGCATCTTCTGCCCAACATGATCACGGCCCCGCCCGCACCCGCCGGCCCGCCGGTCGACGCCGCGCCCCAGGTGCTCTACCCGGTGCGGGCCATCCGGCGCAAAAACATCGGCGAAGCCGCCCTGCTCTCCTGCTATTTCCCGGGCGACTGCCGCCTGGCGGTCACCCTCCCGCCCAACAGCGCCCGGGACCGCGCGGTGCATGCCGACTGGCAGGCCTTTGCCCGCCGGACGGGGTTAAAGGCGGTCTTCGACGTGGGACTCCACCAGGATTTCGGCAGCCTGCTGACCGGGGCGCGCTTCATCCTGACCACCAGCATCATGGAAGGGTTCGGTTTTTCCTTCCTGGAGCCCTGGGCGGCGGGCAAACTGGTCTGGGGGCGGCGCCTGCCGGAAATCTGCCGGGACTTCGAGGACCGGGGGATTTCCCTCGGGCACCTTTACAGCCGCCTGGACGTACCCCTGGCGTGGATCGACCCCGAGGCCTTCGAAGCCCGCTGGCGCGCGTGCGTCCGGAACGTTTGCCGCTCTTTGGGCCTGGCGCCCGATCCGGCTGAGGTGCAGGCGGCCTTCGACCACATCACCCGCGAAAAGCGGGTGGATTTCGGTCTGCTGGACGAAGGCGCCCAGCAGCGGGTCATCGCCCGGGTCCACGCCGAGCACAAGGCGGCCCAGCGGCTGGCCGCCGCGAACCCCTTTCTGCAAGACCCCGGCCGGGTGCCCGATGCCCCGGAGCTGGTGCGACGCAACCGCGCGGCCGTCCTGGCGGGTTACAACCGCACAGTTTACCGCGACCAACTCGTGGACACCTACCGGCGCGTCATCGGAACGGCGGTGCGCCAGCGAGTGGACAAGGCGTTACTGCTGGCCGCTTTTTTGGACCTTAAAACCTTCGGTCTGCTGAAATGGGGGGCCCATGGGTCCTGAGCCGACCGTCCCCGGCCTGCGCCCGCTGGCCCCGATCCCTACCGCCCTTGCGCCTGCGGGTGCCCTGCGGGCAAATATCGGCGCGGTTCTTTTTGACATCTACGGCACCCTGTTCATCAGCGCCTCGGGCGACATCGCCGCCGCCCGCAGCGAAAGCCCTCAGGGGGCCGCGCTGGCCCAGCTCCTGGCCCGTTTCGGAATCCAAGAGGCGCCCGAGACGGTGCTGGCGCGTTTTTTCGGCGCCATCGCGGCGGATCACCGCCGGGCCCAGGCTGCCGGTGTGGACCAGCCGGAGGTGATCATCGAGCGCATCTGGCAGTCCGTCCTGGGCTGGGAGTCGCGCAGCAAGGCGCGCGATTTCGCGCTGGCCTTCGAGCTGCTCGCCAACCCGGTCGCCCCCATGCCCGGGTTGGGCATAACCCTGGCAGCCCTCAGGGAGGCCCGCCTGAAACTGGGGCTGATCTCCAATGCCCAGTTTTACACCCCGCTGCTCTTCAGCCGGTTTCTGGGCGCCGACAGCGCCGCCCTCGGCTTCGATCCGCAGCTGGTCTTTTACTCCTACCGCTGGGGGGTGGCCAAACCGTCGCCGCGGCTTTTCCAGGCCGCCGCGGCCGCCTGCGAGCGCAAAGGGCTTCCCCCGGCGGCGGTGCTCTACGTCGGCAACGACGTCGGCAACGACATCCGGCCCGCCCGGCAGACCGGTTTCCAGACCGCACTGTTTGCCGGCGACCGCCGCTCGCTGCGTCTGCGTGAGGACGACCCGGCCTGCCGCGGGGTGCGACCGGACCTGGTGATCACGGAACTGCCCCAGTTGATCGACCGCTGCCTGTCCGGCAGGACCGACCGACCAGCCGGGTAGACGAACCCAACTCCGGCCGCCGGCCGGCGGCCGCACCGGATTTTCGACCGGCGGCGCCCGGCCGGCGCCCCCACGGATGGAGCCCATGACCCCAACGGAACCCCCGCCCCCGGCGGCCCCCATCTACGTTCCCGGGCGCGACCCCGAGGAGGATGCCTGGTTCACGGCCTTTTTTCTGGAAAACCACCTGGACCATCTGGCCTACCCGGACCACGTGGCGACCCCCGAGCAGGTGCGCTTTATGGTCTACACCGAGGAAAACGAGCGCTACTACCCGTGTTCGGACCAGATGTTCAAGGCCATCATGGACCGCGACCCGTCCCTGATGATCCAGCAAAAATATCTCGCGGTCTACCAGAGCACCCTCGCCCTGATCGAGGACCTGATCGAGGAGGCCCCCGAAAAAACATTTCTGGAGGCCCTGATCCGCATCAAGTACCAGCACGAAATCCGGGATGAGATCATGATCCCGTCGCGCCTGCAGAAGCGCCTGCTCAATATCTTCATCAACCGCACCCAGATCGAGGACCCCTACCTCTTCGAGAAGGCCCGGCGCAACCAATTGGCCGCCAGGATCCTTGCCGACAAAGGGTTTCAGCAGGCCCTCAACCGGCTGGACCCCCGGGACATGACGCCGCCGCCGCCCACCCTGGGCCAGGTCCGCAAGCTGGCCGAAACCATCGCGTTGCGGCGGCTGATCGCCCTTTCGGCCGAAAGCACCCTCTGGCAGCAGGAGCGCGAGACCCAGCCGAGCGCCGGCGACTTCGAGCGGATCTTCCGGCGCCGCATCACCGGCAACGGGGCCGACCGGTTTTTCAACTTTCTCGGCATCGGCCTGCATGAACGGCGCGAGGCCATCCGCAGCCGCAAAATCCTCTGGCTGGCCGACGAGGCCGGGGAGATCCTGGTGGATCTGCTGATCATCCGCAACCTGACCAAACTGGGCCACAAGGTGATCATCGCCTTCAAGGAGGGGCCGCTGTTCACCAAGGTGGACATCCACGACGTGCGCGCCGACCCGATTCTGCAGAAATCCCTGCAGGACGCTTACCACATCGAGGGCGCAAGCCTCGCCAAGAACCAGCTGGCCCAGGTGCTGCGCAGCGACCACCCGATATTCGTGCTCTCCGACGGCACCCGCGAAAACCTCAATTTCCTTCTGACCAGCACCACCTTCGCCCGGGTGTTCAAGGAGGTCGACGGCGTCGTCTCCCGCGGGGCGGACCAGCAGCGCCGGCTGTTCGACACCCATTTCCAGTTCACCCAGGACATCTTCAACATCCGCACCGACGACAGCGACGCGGTGGCCATCGCCTTCAAGCCGCGGCACCCGGCGGTGATCAAGTTTTCGCACGCCGACCTCGAGGAGAAGGCCCGCGCCATCATCAACCAGATGGCAGCGGCCAAGGCCGCCGGCATGACGGTGATCTTCTACAGCGGCATCATCGGCTCGATCCCCGGCAAGCTCCGGGTGGCCAAACGGATCATGTCGGTCTTCATCGCCCACCTCAAGGAGCAGCTGGCCGACACTTTCATCATCAACCCCTCGGAGTACTTCGAGTCCGGGATGGACGCCGACGACCTCATGTACATGTGGGAAATCGTG
Coding sequences within:
- a CDS encoding HAD family hydrolase, with translation MGPEPTVPGLRPLAPIPTALAPAGALRANIGAVLFDIYGTLFISASGDIAAARSESPQGAALAQLLARFGIQEAPETVLARFFGAIAADHRRAQAAGVDQPEVIIERIWQSVLGWESRSKARDFALAFELLANPVAPMPGLGITLAALREARLKLGLISNAQFYTPLLFSRFLGADSAALGFDPQLVFYSYRWGVAKPSPRLFQAAAAACERKGLPPAAVLYVGNDVGNDIRPARQTGFQTALFAGDRRSLRLREDDPACRGVRPDLVITELPQLIDRCLSGRTDRPAG
- a CDS encoding ARMT1-like domain-containing protein, with product MTPTEPPPPAAPIYVPGRDPEEDAWFTAFFLENHLDHLAYPDHVATPEQVRFMVYTEENERYYPCSDQMFKAIMDRDPSLMIQQKYLAVYQSTLALIEDLIEEAPEKTFLEALIRIKYQHEIRDEIMIPSRLQKRLLNIFINRTQIEDPYLFEKARRNQLAARILADKGFQQALNRLDPRDMTPPPPTLGQVRKLAETIALRRLIALSAESTLWQQERETQPSAGDFERIFRRRITGNGADRFFNFLGIGLHERREAIRSRKILWLADEAGEILVDLLIIRNLTKLGHKVIIAFKEGPLFTKVDIHDVRADPILQKSLQDAYHIEGASLAKNQLAQVLRSDHPIFVLSDGTRENLNFLLTSTTFARVFKEVDGVVSRGADQQRRLFDTHFQFTQDIFNIRTDDSDAVAIAFKPRHPAVIKFSHADLEEKARAIINQMAAAKAAGMTVIFYSGIIGSIPGKLRVAKRIMSVFIAHLKEQLADTFIINPSEYFESGMDADDLMYMWEIV